Proteins found in one Acidobacteriota bacterium genomic segment:
- a CDS encoding hydrogenase maturation protease: protein MVIDTGGLREVLTTAHRKGDKVLVVGIGNELRGDDGIGCLVARDVAQAKLEGLDGLDAGIAIENASVTIRTAGAGLVLMVDAVRIDSIPTGSWSLHPVDALDSFCHTTHSVPLSLIISALAESMPKTSFHFLGINIGPTSDFAPLSEPVKKARTELFSLFQSIWPQPPNTAEQKKPQVIND, encoded by the coding sequence ATGGTGATTGACACGGGCGGATTGAGGGAAGTCCTCACAACAGCACATCGGAAGGGGGACAAGGTTCTGGTTGTCGGCATCGGCAACGAATTGCGAGGAGACGACGGGATCGGCTGCCTGGTCGCTCGGGATGTTGCTCAAGCCAAACTGGAAGGGCTAGATGGACTCGATGCCGGTATTGCCATTGAAAACGCTTCCGTCACGATCCGGACCGCCGGTGCAGGACTCGTTCTGATGGTGGACGCAGTCCGGATAGACAGCATTCCCACCGGTAGTTGGTCACTTCACCCGGTTGACGCCCTCGACTCGTTCTGCCACACGACTCACTCGGTACCCCTTTCCCTCATCATCTCCGCCCTCGCGGAAAGCATGCCGAAGACATCTTTCCACTTCCTGGGCATTAATATCGGGCCGACCAGCGATTTCGCACCGCTCTCGGAGCCCGTCAAGAAGGCCCGAACGGAGTTGTTCTCGCTTTTCCAGTCCATCTGGCCACAACCACCGAACACAGCCGAGCAGAAGAAACCTCAAGTCATCAATGATTAG
- a CDS encoding HAD-IC family P-type ATPase, translating to MAAELPAGLSGEEVLRRSAAGLSNRVEAKTRSMARIFTENIFSLFNFIIGLIVGFLLLYWMRTGDPRLAWDTVGVLMVALLNTIIAVGQEIRAKRALDKVNLLLRREVRAVRDGRLEVVPQAEVVQGDVLQLTRGDQAVVDGKVLEASHLEIDESLLTGESKPILKKVGETVLSGSFCTAGAGFYRADRVGNTSFAATVTLSAKAHKHILTPLQRQLNFLVKALFGTALALVVLEVLFRVARLDGGSFPARALDLFWDNPDTDFIRKLATVLSSLVPQGLVLTASATFAIGVYRISKVGAIVQKLNAVESFSNVQVICTDKTGTLTENRLSVKFVIPVAEGVDEADITGLLATYARLSTEQNATIRALDTAAAYTGAVLADELPFSSERKFSAQAFRSGDTETTLVLGGFDILSRRAGPAWEPRLTVVYAERGLEVYRNLLLGRLPDRAALDAARNECPFVLEPLAIVCITDRIRTDVYDALKWFEDKGIALKILSGDSAPAVRAVCRDIGWEIAPEETVSGDDLEAMDAGAFGQAVINRKIFARLKPDHKLRILRELRRRKLYTAMVGDGVNDLPAIKEAHMGIAMEEGSAITREVSDIVLLKNSFSLLPRIFDEGNRIVNTVGSVAKLFLTKNFMVIYLTLLSVLFLLEFPLTPRRVSLINIFAIGLPAFIIAFRNRNNFRPPRFMQEIVSYVAVSALCLVGSAYLARWAVMRLAFGHADPTLRAEDAQMVMLTVLVAAAVANFLVVALGSGRDGLRLYTVYAAGMIGFYVVLTLGITDTGLPGFLNRFYEIHVVEGATWWAAVMAGLLGAAALFGLQALRRRFFLAEDAREGKERKAR from the coding sequence ATGGCTGCTGAGCTGCCTGCCGGGCTGTCGGGGGAAGAAGTTCTCAGGCGTTCGGCGGCGGGCCTGTCCAATCGGGTCGAGGCCAAAACCCGGTCCATGGCGCGGATTTTCACCGAAAATATTTTCTCCCTTTTCAACTTCATCATCGGCCTGATCGTGGGCTTCCTCCTGCTCTACTGGATGCGCACAGGTGATCCCCGCTTGGCATGGGACACGGTGGGTGTTCTGATGGTGGCGCTGCTCAACACCATCATCGCGGTCGGTCAGGAAATCAGGGCCAAGCGGGCCCTCGACAAGGTCAACCTGTTGCTGCGGCGCGAGGTGCGGGCGGTGCGGGACGGTCGCCTGGAGGTCGTCCCCCAGGCGGAGGTGGTCCAGGGAGACGTGCTCCAGCTCACCCGTGGCGATCAGGCGGTCGTGGACGGCAAGGTCCTGGAGGCCTCCCACCTGGAGATCGATGAGTCGCTGTTGACGGGAGAGTCCAAGCCAATCCTCAAGAAGGTCGGGGAAACCGTGCTCTCGGGGAGCTTCTGCACGGCCGGCGCTGGCTTTTATCGAGCGGACAGGGTGGGCAACACCAGCTTCGCCGCCACAGTCACGCTCTCCGCCAAAGCTCACAAGCATATCCTGACTCCGCTCCAGCGGCAGCTCAACTTCCTGGTCAAGGCGCTGTTCGGCACGGCCCTCGCCCTGGTGGTGCTTGAGGTCCTGTTCCGCGTGGCACGTCTGGACGGTGGATCCTTCCCGGCCCGGGCCCTGGACCTCTTCTGGGACAACCCGGACACGGATTTCATCCGGAAGCTCGCCACCGTCCTCTCCTCTCTGGTACCCCAGGGCCTGGTCCTGACCGCCTCTGCCACCTTCGCCATCGGGGTATACCGGATCAGCAAGGTAGGGGCCATCGTCCAGAAACTCAACGCGGTGGAGTCCTTCTCCAACGTCCAGGTAATCTGCACCGACAAGACGGGGACCCTGACGGAGAACAGGCTCTCGGTCAAGTTCGTCATCCCCGTGGCCGAGGGCGTGGACGAAGCCGACATCACCGGGTTGCTCGCCACTTACGCTCGACTGTCCACAGAGCAGAACGCCACCATCCGGGCTCTGGATACAGCCGCAGCCTACACCGGCGCCGTCCTGGCCGACGAACTGCCATTCAGCTCCGAGCGGAAGTTCAGCGCCCAGGCTTTCCGCTCCGGGGATACCGAAACCACCCTCGTGCTGGGGGGATTCGACATCCTTTCCCGCAGGGCCGGACCGGCATGGGAACCTCGCCTCACCGTTGTCTACGCGGAGCGCGGGCTCGAGGTCTACCGCAACCTGCTCCTGGGACGCCTGCCGGACCGGGCTGCCCTGGACGCGGCACGAAATGAGTGTCCCTTTGTTCTCGAGCCCCTGGCCATCGTCTGCATCACCGACCGGATTCGAACGGATGTCTACGATGCACTGAAGTGGTTCGAGGACAAGGGCATCGCCCTGAAGATCCTGTCGGGGGACTCGGCCCCGGCCGTGCGGGCCGTCTGCCGTGACATCGGCTGGGAGATCGCCCCCGAGGAGACGGTATCCGGCGACGACCTGGAGGCCATGGACGCGGGAGCTTTCGGCCAAGCGGTCATAAACCGGAAGATCTTCGCCCGCCTCAAACCCGACCACAAGCTCCGGATCCTCCGGGAACTCCGGCGACGGAAGCTCTACACCGCCATGGTGGGCGACGGGGTGAACGACCTCCCCGCCATCAAGGAGGCTCACATGGGCATCGCCATGGAGGAGGGGAGCGCCATCACCCGCGAGGTGTCGGACATCGTCCTGCTCAAGAACAGTTTTTCCCTGCTCCCCCGGATTTTCGACGAGGGAAACCGGATCGTCAACACCGTGGGTTCCGTGGCCAAACTCTTCCTCACCAAGAATTTCATGGTGATATACCTGACGCTTCTCTCCGTGCTCTTCCTGCTGGAGTTCCCCCTGACGCCCCGGCGCGTCTCCCTCATCAACATCTTCGCCATCGGACTGCCGGCCTTCATCATCGCATTCCGCAACCGGAACAATTTCCGGCCGCCCCGCTTCATGCAGGAGATCGTGTCGTACGTGGCGGTGTCGGCCCTCTGCCTGGTGGGGAGCGCTTACCTCGCCCGGTGGGCGGTGATGCGCCTGGCCTTCGGCCACGCCGACCCGACCCTCCGGGCCGAGGACGCCCAGATGGTCATGCTGACGGTGCTGGTGGCGGCGGCGGTGGCCAACTTCCTGGTGGTGGCGCTGGGGAGCGGGCGGGACGGGTTGCGCCTCTACACCGTCTACGCCGCGGGGATGATCGGGTTTTACGTCGTCCTGACGCTGGGGATAACGGATACCGGGCTGCCAGGGTTCCTGAACCGTTTCTACGAGATCCACGTGGTGGAAGGCGCGACCTGGTGGGCCGCCGTCATGGCCGGGCTGCTGGGAGCCGCGGCCCTCTTCGGCCTGCAGGCCCTCCGTCGCCGGTTCTTCCTCGCGGAGGACGCCCGGGAGGGGAAAGAACGCAAGGCACGCTGA
- a CDS encoding CAP domain-containing protein, which translates to MRKLLHSGILPLVATGLLTLFQGFDGVHADEGDGAVEAEILELANAERRQAGLTPLIREQGLSALARQHSESMAAGGFFAHIDREGLDADGRRRTYDPGLFTVAYAENIVAVSWEDPHRTALDCVRCWMASGGHRRNLLDPKFTHTGVGVARGTDGRLRATQVFARPLARLVGCFPARPRPGHTLRLDFTYLGPPSDRDRIRVAVIFPDPRVRFPLPKGMYSLGVGYFSPRWAGDRFTVAVPCRYGTGNYQVALGFPERRYPAFYTIPVK; encoded by the coding sequence ATGCGAAAACTCCTCCACTCAGGAATCCTGCCCTTGGTCGCCACGGGGTTGTTGACCCTGTTTCAGGGTTTCGACGGCGTCCATGCCGACGAAGGGGATGGGGCGGTAGAAGCAGAGATCCTGGAACTGGCCAACGCGGAGCGGCGACAGGCCGGGTTGACGCCGCTCATCCGGGAGCAGGGGCTATCGGCCCTGGCCCGCCAGCACTCAGAATCCATGGCGGCGGGAGGGTTCTTCGCCCATATCGACCGGGAGGGTCTCGACGCCGACGGCCGGCGACGGACCTACGACCCGGGGCTCTTCACCGTCGCTTACGCGGAGAACATCGTCGCCGTAAGCTGGGAGGACCCGCACCGGACGGCCCTGGACTGCGTCCGATGCTGGATGGCCTCCGGAGGGCATCGCCGGAATCTCCTCGACCCGAAATTCACCCACACCGGGGTCGGCGTCGCCCGCGGAACGGACGGCCGCCTGCGGGCCACCCAGGTTTTCGCCCGCCCCCTGGCGCGCCTGGTGGGCTGCTTTCCCGCCCGACCCCGCCCGGGGCATACGCTGAGACTCGATTTCACCTACCTCGGGCCGCCCTCCGATCGGGATCGAATCCGGGTGGCGGTCATCTTTCCGGATCCCCGCGTGCGGTTTCCTCTGCCGAAAGGCATGTACAGCCTCGGGGTCGGGTACTTCAGTCCCCGGTGGGCCGGTGACCGTTTCACCGTTGCCGTGCCCTGTCGGTACGGTACCGGGAACTACCAGGTGGCCCTGGGCTTTCCCGAGCGCCGCTACCCGGCGTTCTACACCATTCCCGTGAAATGA
- the thpR gene encoding RNA 2',3'-cyclic phosphodiesterase — MRLFIAVELPKPVEAEIARFQGELSALAPRGVSWVKPENIHCTVKFLGEIDNGLLPALQKTLSGLRVPPAFGIRAAGTGVFPRWADPRVIWVGLDPLPRALAALHEYLETALEPLGFPPEERRFSPHLTLGRVRDTHSISRALDRLRERKDIVLGEWTATEFVLFQSVLKPSGAEYTILQRVPLGGPTP, encoded by the coding sequence ATGAGATTGTTCATCGCCGTCGAGCTTCCGAAACCAGTGGAAGCGGAGATCGCCCGGTTCCAGGGGGAACTGTCGGCCCTGGCCCCCCGCGGCGTCTCCTGGGTGAAGCCGGAGAACATTCACTGCACGGTGAAGTTCCTGGGCGAGATCGACAACGGTCTCCTCCCCGCACTGCAGAAAACCCTCTCCGGCCTCCGCGTCCCCCCGGCTTTCGGAATCCGTGCCGCGGGCACCGGGGTGTTCCCCCGGTGGGCCGACCCGCGGGTGATCTGGGTGGGGCTCGACCCCCTGCCCAGAGCCCTGGCCGCCCTTCACGAGTACCTCGAGACCGCCCTGGAACCCCTCGGGTTCCCGCCGGAAGAGCGTCGGTTTTCCCCGCACCTGACCCTGGGCCGGGTGCGGGACACCCACTCGATCTCCCGGGCCCTCGACCGGCTTCGGGAGCGCAAGGACATCGTCCTGGGCGAGTGGACCGCCACCGAGTTCGTGCTTTTCCAAAGCGTCCTCAAACCTTCGGGGGCCGAGTACACCATCCTTCAGCGAGTCCCGCTGGGAGGTCCCACCCCATGA
- the plsY gene encoding glycerol-3-phosphate 1-O-acyltransferase PlsY, whose protein sequence is MTVKLILTAAAYLLGCIPFGLVIYRIAEGKDIRQTGSGNIGATNVMRSGKKWQGILTLLLDGGKGALAVLLAKWVLDPADPDYWMWVSIAGFAVVFGHIFTVFLRFKGGKGVAAGCGAYLALMPLGTLTTLVVFVLAILVTRYVSLGSILATALFPLWGWLWGYGDGHMSVIWIGVCSAVLIVSMHHANIVRLLKGTENKLGHKRKPVDH, encoded by the coding sequence ATGACGGTCAAACTGATCCTCACCGCCGCCGCCTACCTCCTCGGCTGCATCCCCTTCGGCCTCGTGATCTACCGCATCGCCGAGGGCAAGGACATCCGCCAGACGGGCAGCGGGAACATCGGCGCCACGAACGTGATGCGCTCGGGAAAGAAGTGGCAGGGAATCCTGACCCTCCTGCTGGACGGCGGGAAAGGGGCCCTGGCGGTTCTCCTCGCGAAATGGGTCCTCGACCCGGCCGACCCGGACTACTGGATGTGGGTGTCCATCGCGGGCTTCGCCGTCGTCTTCGGCCACATCTTCACGGTTTTCCTGAGGTTCAAGGGCGGCAAGGGCGTCGCGGCCGGCTGCGGCGCCTACCTGGCCCTGATGCCCCTGGGCACGCTGACCACCCTGGTGGTTTTCGTGCTGGCCATCCTCGTCACCCGCTACGTCTCACTGGGGTCGATCCTGGCGACGGCGCTCTTCCCGCTGTGGGGATGGTTGTGGGGCTACGGCGACGGCCACATGTCGGTGATCTGGATCGGTGTCTGCAGCGCCGTCCTGATCGTTTCAATGCACCACGCCAACATTGTCCGCCTGTTGAAGGGAACGGAGAACAAACTCGGGCACAAGCGAAAGCCCGTGGATCACTGA
- a CDS encoding Trm112 family protein, producing MAVSKELLEILACPECKTEVKPTEDGNGLRCAVCRRVYPVRDDIPIMLLDEATVEPPPAGPEA from the coding sequence ATGGCGGTATCCAAGGAACTGCTGGAAATCCTGGCCTGTCCGGAATGCAAGACGGAAGTGAAACCGACGGAAGACGGCAACGGCCTGCGCTGCGCCGTTTGCCGCCGCGTCTACCCCGTTCGGGACGACATCCCCATCATGCTTCTCGACGAAGCGACGGTGGAACCGCCCCCAGCCGGCCCGGAGGCGTGA
- a CDS encoding GNAT family N-acetyltransferase: protein MASRGTTFRDAVLPSDPVSVRVLVDSTGFFYPDEIDIAVELVQERLDRGEASDYHFVFATGPGGEVLGYTCYGPIAGTAESYDLYWIAVRGTERGGGIGKSLLAESEERIRHAGGRRVYIETSSRDLYRPTHAFYERRGYRLEATLEDFYRPGDSKLIYVKVLSASPAAP, encoded by the coding sequence ATGGCGAGCCGGGGGACAACCTTCCGCGACGCCGTGCTCCCCTCGGACCCGGTATCCGTACGCGTCCTGGTGGACTCCACGGGCTTTTTCTACCCCGACGAGATCGACATCGCCGTCGAACTCGTCCAGGAACGCCTCGACCGCGGCGAGGCGAGCGACTATCACTTCGTCTTCGCCACGGGCCCCGGGGGGGAGGTTCTCGGTTACACCTGCTACGGGCCCATCGCCGGCACCGCGGAAAGCTACGACCTTTACTGGATCGCCGTCCGCGGGACCGAACGCGGCGGCGGGATCGGGAAAAGCCTGCTGGCCGAGTCGGAAGAACGCATCCGCCACGCGGGCGGGCGACGGGTCTACATCGAGACCTCCTCCCGTGACCTCTACCGGCCCACCCACGCTTTCTACGAACGCCGGGGATACCGCCTCGAGGCCACCCTCGAGGATTTCTACCGGCCCGGCGACTCCAAACTGATCTACGTGAAGGTGTTGTCCGCCTCCCCGGCCGCGCCGTAG
- a CDS encoding redoxin family protein, translating to MRPGTLTGLLFYLLMLTFVPSQATESPPTFDQAYTDFNAKWEEKSIQIKSQQEFQAFQHWQSESLAALMKMAPSPETATLAQKAAIAHLLQLSGDHARAVGLFEECLEADPANTKAATDLIMSLLSLKRPLEAENLFNRFIAQIDEEKSGRICVNLGQAFAEAEEHSKAAVYLRLSLLRKIPEDYRSVIVEMVADNLLEAGRKDQAVLFLDEQIAKRLSDERAVAELGTKKKQIASIGTVPKELDIDRWIGEPKTSLASLKGKVVLLDFWAPWCGPCRASLPDLKKIYEKYHERGFEVVGITRFYGFYRDAQKNIPRIENPEIEYKYIANYVKETGLPWYVAVGKGGVIHDNFNVSGIPCQVLIDREGKIRKIEVGYNPSSGRLEKLVGRLVDGK from the coding sequence ATGAGACCCGGGACCCTCACGGGTTTGCTGTTTTACCTGCTCATGTTGACCTTCGTCCCGTCGCAGGCGACGGAGAGCCCGCCGACTTTCGACCAGGCCTATACGGACTTCAACGCAAAGTGGGAGGAGAAATCCATCCAGATCAAGTCCCAGCAGGAATTCCAGGCTTTCCAGCACTGGCAGTCCGAGTCCCTGGCCGCCCTGATGAAAATGGCCCCGTCCCCCGAGACCGCCACCCTTGCACAGAAGGCGGCCATCGCCCATCTCCTGCAGCTCTCCGGCGACCATGCCAGGGCGGTGGGCCTCTTCGAGGAGTGCCTCGAGGCGGACCCCGCCAACACCAAGGCGGCCACGGACCTGATCATGTCGCTGCTCTCCCTCAAGCGACCGCTTGAGGCCGAAAATCTGTTCAACCGGTTCATCGCCCAGATCGACGAGGAGAAGTCGGGCCGCATCTGCGTCAACCTCGGCCAGGCCTTCGCCGAGGCCGAGGAACACTCCAAGGCCGCCGTCTACCTTCGCCTGAGCCTTCTCAGGAAGATCCCCGAGGACTACCGCTCCGTGATCGTGGAAATGGTGGCCGACAACCTCCTGGAAGCGGGCCGGAAGGACCAGGCCGTCCTCTTCCTGGACGAGCAGATCGCCAAGCGGCTCTCGGACGAACGGGCGGTCGCCGAGTTGGGGACGAAGAAAAAGCAGATCGCGTCCATCGGGACCGTACCGAAGGAACTGGACATTGATCGCTGGATCGGTGAGCCGAAGACCTCCCTCGCAAGCCTGAAGGGGAAGGTCGTCCTCCTGGATTTCTGGGCCCCCTGGTGCGGCCCCTGCCGGGCGTCGCTGCCCGACCTGAAGAAAATCTACGAGAAGTACCACGAGCGGGGGTTCGAGGTTGTGGGCATCACCCGGTTCTACGGGTTCTACCGGGACGCACAGAAGAACATCCCCCGGATCGAGAACCCGGAGATCGAGTACAAGTACATCGCCAACTACGTCAAGGAGACCGGGCTCCCCTGGTACGTTGCGGTCGGGAAGGGCGGGGTCATCCACGACAACTTCAACGTTTCGGGGATCCCCTGCCAGGTCCTGATCGACCGGGAGGGGAAGATCCGGAAGATCGAGGTGGGGTACAACCCCAGCTCCGGAAGGCTGGAAAAGCTCGTCGGCCGGCTGGTCGACGGGAAGTGA
- a CDS encoding S41 family peptidase — protein MRKHLGVLAVVLMVLSTLAGGVLGGKAVGESRINQDKDFLFKKFSVLMENINRNAIPIGERSELVYSAIRQFLQQLDPHSNFFTPKEYNELQEDNSGRYFGLGIRIRALTRGSGRIVILEPPFPGTPAFKVGLQAGDVIYKVNGESIDEWDVDDVIDHLKGPKGTQVHITVLRPGEARPLEIDVTRDEIPKLTINFYYRIRPGIGYVKVEHFSRSTWQELRDALGNLDEDNLEGLILDLRDNPGGYLDQAIRVSQEFLHQDAPIVTTRDRDGSNEENYTAKSGGNVKLPVVVLQNGNSASASEIVAGAVQDNDRGLILGERSFGKGLVQSVYKLTDGSGLALTTGRYYTPSGRCVQRPYNGSLYDYYNPRKRKNVPVSEADVKYTLGKRKVYGGGGIIPDVEQKARKLNRFELTLVSKDVFFKFANLAVQGKFPSIPFQELSKTKGNHLEINDAVVKDFRDYIESIKVSFSEEDFNANLEFVRRGIKAEVATRLYGVLEGFKIRAEGDELLLKAIDLMPQARSILLKTKSLVMSQRARGRSGAFPADDSTN, from the coding sequence ATGCGGAAACATCTCGGAGTGCTGGCTGTCGTGCTGATGGTGCTGTCCACCCTGGCCGGGGGGGTCCTGGGCGGGAAGGCCGTCGGCGAGTCCCGGATCAACCAGGACAAGGACTTCCTGTTCAAGAAGTTCAGCGTTCTCATGGAGAACATCAACCGGAACGCCATCCCCATCGGGGAACGCTCCGAGCTGGTCTACAGCGCCATCCGGCAGTTCCTCCAGCAACTCGACCCGCACAGCAACTTCTTCACGCCGAAAGAGTACAACGAGCTGCAGGAAGACAACTCCGGCCGCTACTTCGGCCTGGGGATCCGCATCCGCGCCCTGACCCGGGGGTCGGGCCGCATCGTGATCCTCGAGCCCCCCTTCCCCGGGACCCCGGCCTTCAAGGTCGGCCTCCAGGCCGGGGACGTCATCTACAAGGTCAACGGCGAATCCATCGACGAGTGGGACGTCGACGACGTCATCGACCACCTGAAAGGGCCCAAGGGGACCCAGGTGCACATCACGGTCCTGCGACCCGGCGAGGCCAGGCCCCTGGAGATCGACGTGACCCGGGACGAGATCCCCAAGCTCACCATCAATTTCTATTACCGGATTCGCCCGGGCATCGGGTACGTCAAGGTCGAGCACTTCTCCCGGAGCACCTGGCAGGAGCTTCGGGACGCCCTCGGCAACCTGGACGAAGACAATCTCGAGGGGCTCATCCTCGACCTCCGGGACAACCCCGGCGGCTACCTCGACCAGGCGATCCGGGTCTCGCAGGAGTTCCTCCACCAGGACGCCCCCATCGTGACCACCCGGGACCGCGACGGCAGCAACGAGGAAAATTACACCGCCAAGTCCGGCGGCAACGTGAAGCTCCCCGTGGTGGTGCTGCAGAACGGGAACTCCGCCAGCGCCTCCGAGATCGTGGCGGGTGCGGTCCAGGACAACGACCGCGGTTTGATCCTCGGGGAGCGGAGTTTCGGCAAGGGCCTGGTCCAGTCCGTCTACAAGCTCACCGACGGCTCGGGGCTGGCCCTCACCACCGGCCGCTACTACACGCCCAGCGGCCGCTGCGTCCAGCGCCCCTACAACGGCTCGCTCTACGACTACTACAACCCCCGGAAACGAAAGAACGTCCCGGTCTCGGAAGCCGACGTCAAGTACACCCTCGGCAAGCGGAAGGTCTACGGCGGCGGCGGCATCATCCCGGACGTCGAGCAGAAAGCGAGAAAGCTCAACCGCTTCGAGCTGACCCTCGTCTCCAAGGACGTCTTCTTCAAGTTCGCCAACCTGGCGGTCCAGGGCAAGTTCCCTTCCATCCCCTTCCAGGAATTGAGCAAGACCAAGGGAAACCACCTGGAGATCAACGACGCCGTGGTGAAGGATTTCCGGGACTACATCGAGAGCATCAAGGTGAGCTTCAGCGAGGAGGACTTCAACGCCAACCTGGAGTTCGTCCGCCGCGGCATCAAGGCGGAAGTGGCCACCCGGCTCTACGGTGTCCTGGAGGGCTTCAAGATCCGGGCGGAAGGCGACGAACTCCTCCTGAAAGCCATCGACCTGATGCCCCAGGCCCGCAGCATCCTGCTGAAGACAAAGAGCCTGGTGATGTCGCAGCGCGCGAGGGGCAGGTCCGGGGCCTTCCCCGCCGACGATTCCACGAACTGA
- a CDS encoding peptidase M64, whose amino-acid sequence MITALCALSLALAGGGYDAFFTGDTLRVDLYHTGNATEEMFTVDRLLVEGPWPGSRTHRVDTFNLGRHYVKVYDAASGELLFSHGYDSYFGEYRTTEPASKGISATFQETVRFPFPKAKVRMVLEVRQKDQTLKPVFTTEIDPGSIWVLRKPPEKGVTVIDALVSGDPSRKVDIAVIAEGYTAAEAPKFRKDLDRWMKVFFSQEPFKGLMKSFNVRGVFRPSQQSGCDEPSHGVYRQTALGCTFDSLDSERYLLTEQNRRLHDLAGNVPYDTLCIMVNHARYGGGGIYNQYCTFTSDNQWFPYLLLHEFGHSFAGLADEYYTSSTAYNDFYPKGVEPLEPNITALLQPGELKWKHLVQKGTEVPTPWEKDEFDRRDLAYQARRKELNEKIASLKRSGAPAAEVTKIQEESERLSKENSDRTDAYLQACKAWGVVGAFEGAGYTAKGMYRSMLDCIMFTKGAKPFCAVCWDAVTRRVKALCE is encoded by the coding sequence ATGATCACGGCACTGTGCGCGCTTTCCCTGGCACTGGCGGGAGGCGGTTACGACGCTTTCTTCACCGGCGACACGCTCCGCGTCGACCTCTACCACACCGGCAACGCCACCGAGGAGATGTTCACGGTGGACCGCCTGCTGGTCGAGGGCCCCTGGCCGGGCAGCCGCACCCACCGGGTGGACACGTTCAACCTCGGGCGGCACTATGTCAAGGTCTACGACGCGGCGTCCGGCGAGCTTCTCTTCTCCCACGGTTACGACTCGTATTTCGGGGAGTACCGCACCACCGAGCCGGCGTCGAAGGGCATCTCGGCGACCTTCCAGGAGACCGTCCGGTTCCCCTTCCCGAAAGCGAAGGTCCGGATGGTCCTGGAGGTCCGCCAGAAGGACCAGACCCTCAAACCCGTCTTCACCACGGAGATCGACCCCGGCTCCATCTGGGTGCTCCGCAAGCCCCCTGAAAAGGGCGTGACCGTCATCGACGCCCTGGTCTCGGGAGACCCCTCGAGAAAGGTGGACATCGCCGTCATCGCCGAGGGCTACACCGCCGCGGAGGCCCCCAAGTTCCGGAAGGACCTGGACCGGTGGATGAAGGTGTTCTTCTCCCAGGAACCGTTCAAGGGCCTGATGAAGTCCTTCAACGTGCGGGGCGTCTTCCGGCCCTCCCAGCAGTCCGGCTGCGACGAGCCGAGCCACGGCGTCTACCGCCAGACGGCCCTCGGGTGCACCTTCGACTCCCTGGACAGCGAGCGCTACCTCCTCACCGAGCAGAACCGCCGGCTTCACGACCTCGCCGGGAACGTCCCCTACGACACCCTGTGCATCATGGTCAACCACGCCCGCTACGGCGGCGGCGGCATTTACAACCAGTACTGCACCTTCACCTCCGACAACCAGTGGTTCCCCTACCTGTTGCTCCACGAGTTCGGCCACTCCTTCGCGGGGCTGGCGGACGAGTACTACACCTCGAGCACCGCTTACAACGACTTCTACCCGAAGGGCGTCGAGCCGCTGGAGCCCAACATCACCGCCCTCCTCCAGCCGGGGGAGCTGAAGTGGAAGCACCTGGTCCAGAAGGGGACGGAGGTCCCCACGCCCTGGGAGAAGGACGAGTTCGACCGGCGCGACCTCGCCTACCAGGCCAGGCGCAAGGAACTCAACGAGAAGATCGCCTCCCTGAAGCGCTCCGGCGCCCCGGCGGCCGAGGTGACAAAGATCCAGGAGGAATCCGAGCGGCTCTCGAAGGAGAACTCCGACCGGACCGACGCCTATCTGCAGGCCTGCAAGGCGTGGGGCGTCGTCGGCGCCTTCGAGGGAGCCGGCTACACCGCGAAGGGAATGTACCGGTCCATGCTGGACTGCATCATGTTCACCAAGGGAGCCAAACCCTTCTGCGCGGTCTGCTGGGACGCGGTGACCCGCCGCGTCAAGGCGCTGTGCGAGTGA